In Streptomyces hawaiiensis, one genomic interval encodes:
- a CDS encoding aspartate/glutamate racemase family protein, translated as MSTTPSIAVLHTSLLFINPDSLINEYLAELAPDTKVLHFVDSDVLAAVVRDGEVSPASTQRMLHLAQAAESAGADVIFSACSSVGPAIDVARRLVSVPIVKIDDAMTASAVKSADAVGVLATVPTTLPPTRALVEEKARAAGRDISVQERLCEGAFSVLMSGDRDNHDAMVLEGARALATEVDAIVLAQASMARLAPAIAEAVGKPVLSSPRSGAEDAVRVLHERAAALVHATEMRSS; from the coding sequence ATGTCCACCACTCCCTCGATCGCCGTGCTGCACACCAGCCTGCTGTTCATCAACCCCGATTCGCTCATCAACGAGTACCTCGCGGAACTCGCGCCGGACACCAAGGTTCTGCACTTCGTCGACAGCGACGTGCTCGCAGCCGTGGTGCGCGACGGTGAGGTCTCACCTGCCAGCACGCAGCGCATGCTGCACCTGGCCCAGGCCGCGGAGTCCGCGGGGGCCGACGTCATCTTCTCCGCCTGCTCCTCGGTCGGTCCGGCCATCGACGTGGCCCGACGCCTGGTCTCCGTCCCGATCGTCAAGATCGACGACGCGATGACCGCGTCGGCGGTCAAGAGCGCGGACGCCGTCGGCGTCCTGGCGACGGTCCCCACGACGCTGCCGCCGACCCGTGCCCTCGTCGAGGAGAAGGCACGGGCGGCCGGTCGTGACATCAGCGTCCAGGAGCGGCTCTGCGAGGGCGCCTTCTCGGTGCTGATGTCCGGTGACCGCGACAACCACGACGCGATGGTGCTGGAGGGGGCACGGGCGCTGGCCACGGAGGTCGACGCGATCGTGCTGGCCCAGGCGTCCATGGCACGGCTGGCTCCCGCGATCGCCGAAGCCGTCGGCAAGCCCGTGCTCTCCAGCCCGCGCAGCGGAGCGGAGGACGCGGTGCGTGTACTGCACGAGCGGGCGGCTGCACTTGTCCATGCCACAGAGATGCGGTCTTCGTGA
- a CDS encoding class II fructose-bisphosphate aldolase produces the protein MLLHGTDALKEAAAAGHALPGFVAYNLETVQGITAAAEATGRPVVIQAGSSPFKHAGRDALMRLALDAAGRSAARLGVHLDHSRDLDEITACLEAGYTSVMVDGSHLPFSENIALTKEAVRRARDHGAWVEAELGALPGDEDVSTDAVAQAAAMTDPQQAARFVAATGVDALAVAVGNVHGFTRHPVRLDLERLAAIHESVPVPLVLHGASGLPVEELHGALARGVAKVNVNAELRRACLEAVRVTLPSALPGSDVVSLWAAGRDAVRDAALEVIGRLSPRAEGGNA, from the coding sequence ATGCTGCTGCACGGAACCGATGCCCTGAAGGAGGCCGCGGCCGCCGGTCACGCACTGCCCGGGTTCGTCGCCTACAACCTGGAGACGGTCCAGGGCATCACGGCCGCCGCCGAGGCAACCGGACGGCCGGTCGTCATCCAGGCGGGCTCCAGCCCTTTCAAGCACGCTGGGCGCGACGCCCTGATGCGGCTGGCGCTGGACGCGGCCGGACGCTCCGCCGCCCGCCTCGGGGTGCACCTCGATCACAGCCGGGACCTGGACGAGATCACCGCCTGTCTGGAGGCCGGCTACACCTCCGTCATGGTCGATGGCTCCCATCTGCCGTTCTCCGAGAACATCGCGTTGACGAAGGAAGCGGTCCGGCGGGCTCGTGACCACGGTGCCTGGGTGGAGGCCGAGCTCGGTGCCCTGCCGGGCGACGAGGACGTCTCCACCGACGCCGTCGCGCAGGCCGCGGCGATGACCGATCCGCAGCAAGCGGCCCGTTTCGTGGCCGCGACGGGCGTGGACGCACTCGCCGTCGCCGTCGGCAACGTCCACGGCTTCACCAGGCACCCGGTCCGCCTGGACCTGGAGCGGCTGGCCGCGATCCACGAGTCCGTACCGGTCCCGCTCGTCCTGCACGGCGCCAGTGGTCTGCCCGTCGAGGAGTTGCACGGCGCCCTCGCCCGAGGCGTCGCCAAGGTCAACGTCAACGCCGAACTGCGCCGCGCCTGTCTGGAGGCCGTCCGCGTGACCCTCCCGTCCGCGCTGCCCGGCTCCGACGTCGTCTCGCTGTGGGCGGCGGGCCGCGACGCGGTCCGGGACGCCGCCCTGGAGGTCATCGGCCGCCTGAGCCCCCGCGCCGAGGGGGGAAACGCGTGA